In Argiope bruennichi chromosome 4, qqArgBrue1.1, whole genome shotgun sequence, a single window of DNA contains:
- the LOC129966413 gene encoding amiloride-sensitive sodium channel subunit gamma-2-like, translated as MNRIRKEDLCSQEGLETPLVFSSAASFKHCMKDQNRWSTGNGRNTRALELLEKYYKMNETERIENDRSPFGFLISCSFNGKNCSQNHLSHFADFRYGSCITYNKIQNGRIIEASKFGVGSGLALTLNLDSACYLLTGETVGAKIMIHDPNEDPNPEDEGFTLSPGFEVLIALKQTVMHRLEYPYKDRCIHYKRNEKDFTRSKRFCIRSCIQRHNFARCNCIDPTSSIKSTFKSCSLTNYTEVCCLSDVLNDLSLTKLTCDCPLPCISVYNKRKISKSLLSSEAFSRNPLVKNVSKSKILLLNVFYSSFESYTYHQHPKYETTKLMSYIGSECALWLGLSFVAFCDIIEKLAICVKYMYIKLFNQHLSAIHDSDERR; from the coding sequence ATGAACAGGATTAGAAAAGAGGACTTATGCAGCCAGGAAGGTTTGGAAACTCCTCTCGTGTTTTCTTCAGCTGCATCATTCAAACATTGTATGAAAGATCAAAACAGATGGAGCACCGGAAATGGACGTAACACACGAGCACTAGAACTTTTAGAGAAGTATTACAAAATGAATGAGACAGAACGAATAGAAAACGATCGCAGTCCCTTCGGATTTCTGATATCATGTTCTTTCAATGGAAAAAATTGCTCTCAAAATCATTTAAGTCATTTCGCTGACTTTCGTTATGGTAGCtgtataacatataataaaattcagaatggTCGGATAATAGAAGCTTCAAAATTTGGTGTAGGTAGTGGTTTAGCCTTGACATTAAATTTGGATTCCGCATGCTATTTGTTAACAGGAGAAACAGTTGGAGCGAAAATAATGATTCACGATCCCAATGAAGATCCAAACCCGGAAGATGAGGGATTTACACTTAGTCCGGGTTTTGAAGTATTAATAGCGTTAAAGCAAACTGTAATGCACAGACTTGAGTACCCATACAAAGATCGTTGCATACACTATAAACGAAACGAAAAAGATTTTACTAGAAGTAAAAGATTTTGCATTCGGTCTTGCATCCAGCGACATAATTTTGCAAGATGCAACTGCATTGATCCCACTTCATCAATAAAGTCTACCTTTAAATCATGCAGTCTGACAAACTATACAGAAGTCTGCTGCTTGAGTGATGTTTTGAATGATTTGTCTCTAACTAAATTAACCTGTGACTGTCCTTTACCATGTATATCTgtctataataaaagaaaaatatcaaaatcgcTTTTGTCTTCTGAAGCGTTCTCTCGTAATCCTCTTGTAAAAAATGTGAGCAAAAGTAAGATTCTATTGCTCAACGTGTTTTATTCAAGCTTCGAAAGTTATACATATCATCAGCATCCTAAATATGAAACTACAAAACTTATGAGCTATATTGGAAGCGAGTGCGCACTATGGTTGGGACTGTCGTTTGTTGCATTTTGCGATATTATAGAAAAACTAGCAATCTGTgtgaaatatatgtatattaagttatttaatcAACATTTATCAGCGATACATGATAGTGATGAAAGACGATAG